In Nocardioides nitrophenolicus, the genomic window GGCAGGGCGGTCGCGGAGGAGGTGAGGTCGACCGGCGCGAGGTCGCGGACGACGCGGCGGACCTCGTCGAGGCCCTCGCGCGCGGTCGCCGCGGCGGTCCGGACGTGCTCGCGCGCCGTCGCCGGCTGGGCGTCCCAGGACTGCTCGGCCGCCTGGAGGAGCAGGTTGATGCTCGACAGGCCCTGGCCGACCGAGTCGTGGATCTCCCGCGACAGCCGGGTCCGCTCGGCCAGCGCGCCGACCTCGGCCTGGGCGTGCTGGCGGGCCAGCGACTCCCGGTCCAGGGCGCGGTAGGCGAGCACGGTGACCAGCGCGACCCCGATCGGTCCGGCGACCTGGACCGGGTCGAAGCCGTCGGTGATCCGCTGCCAGGCGGCGGTGAGCAGCACGGTCATGGTGACGACGGTCCCGACGGCCCAGCCGAACGGCAGCACCTGCAGCACCGCGAACGCCACCGGCACCGCGCACCACGCGAACGACGGCGCCACCGCGGTGAGCGCACCCCAGAGCAGCACCATGCCGCTCACCCACGCCGTCGGCCACCAGCTGCGGTCCGCCAGCAGCCCGCGGGTGGCGTAGGCGAGGCCGAGCACCAGCGCACCGGCCAGGACGGCGGCGCCCGTCGCGTCGAAGGCGTGCCGGTCGACGTACCTCACCGCGCAGGTCGCCAGCAGCACGACCAGCACGGCCAGCAGCCACCGGTCGAGCCGACCAGCCGGGGCGAGGATGCCGTGCTCGCCGGGGCGGCGGGCGGGAGGGAGGACGGACATGGCCCGACCAGCGTAGGGAGCGCGGGCGAGGACGGCATCAACCGATTGGCTATCGAGCGGTAGCCGGCCGCCCGACGTCCGGACCCCGCGGACCGACGCACAGTGGTGGACATGAAGCGCACCCACCTGATCACCAGCTCCCTGCTCCTCGCGACGACCGCCACCGCGGGCCTGACCGGGCTCACCGGCGCCACCGGTACGCCGGCCTCCGCCGCGGACGCCGACCACGGCCGCGCCGCGAGCTACCTGCTCACCGGCGACCCGGTCGACGCGACCAACCCGGCCGGCTCGAAGTTCGAGGGCATCGGCGCCGACGAGAGGCGCGGCCGCTTCTACGTCAGCGAGGTCACCGGCGGCGAGATCCACCGCGGCAAGGTCGGCACCGCCCGGACCCGCGAGTGGCTCCCCGGCAACGGCACCGACGGCCGCTACACCGCCCGCGGCATCACGGTCGACGCCCAGGGCCGGGTCTACGTCGCCGGCGGCCCGAACGGCATCGGTGCCGACGCCAGCGACAACGGACGGCCCGAGCTGTGGGTCTACTCCAAGACCGGCAAGCTCCTCGCGGCGCTGCAGACCCCGGGCACTGACGTGTTCCTCAACGACGTCGCGATCGGTCCCGACGGCGCGGCGTACTTCACCAACTCCAACGACGCGCAGATCTTCCGGGTCGCCAAGGGCAAGCACGGCTGGGGCGTGAGGCTCTGGGCCGACGCCGGCGCCACGATCGCGCGCCAGACCGGGTTCAACCTCGGCGGCATCGTCGTCACGGCCGACCAGAAGGCGCTCGTCGTCGCCCAGGGCAACACCGGGAGGCTGTGGCGCTTCTCGCTGAGGAGCGGCAAGGTCAGCCAGGTGCGGACCGGAGGTGCCGACCTGACCGACGCCGACGGCCTGGTGCTGCGGGGCAGCCGGCTCACCGTCGTGCGCAACTTCAAGAGGCAGATCGCGACCTTC contains:
- a CDS encoding SMP-30/gluconolactonase/LRE family protein, which encodes MKRTHLITSSLLLATTATAGLTGLTGATGTPASAADADHGRAASYLLTGDPVDATNPAGSKFEGIGADERRGRFYVSEVTGGEIHRGKVGTARTREWLPGNGTDGRYTARGITVDAQGRVYVAGGPNGIGADASDNGRPELWVYSKTGKLLAALQTPGTDVFLNDVAIGPDGAAYFTNSNDAQIFRVAKGKHGWGVRLWADAGATIARQTGFNLGGIVVTADQKALVVAQGNTGRLWRFSLRSGKVSQVRTGGADLTDADGLVLRGSRLTVVRNFKRQIATFRLSADGRRAKLIRQQASSPDRVLTTAKELRGQILYVDSKFDEAVASGPYEVIADPTR
- a CDS encoding sensor histidine kinase gives rise to the protein MSVLPPARRPGEHGILAPAGRLDRWLLAVLVVLLATCAVRYVDRHAFDATGAAVLAGALVLGLAYATRGLLADRSWWPTAWVSGMVLLWGALTAVAPSFAWCAVPVAFAVLQVLPFGWAVGTVVTMTVLLTAAWQRITDGFDPVQVAGPIGVALVTVLAYRALDRESLARQHAQAEVGALAERTRLSREIHDSVGQGLSSINLLLQAAEQSWDAQPATAREHVRTAAATAREGLDEVRRVVRDLAPVDLTSSATALPDALRAAAAQAAPGGMQVEVRVDGTPVVVPAAVAAALVRTARGALANVREHAGATRVALTVTYHPDEVVLDVRDDGRGFDPAAVRASGTRGRGLAGVRDRAVALGGHADIESAPGEGTTVSVRFPVRAEEESR